The DNA segment CTAGCCGCTCAATAGACTCAAATCTGAGGAAGTCATATGATAGAGAGATCGTATACAATTAAAAGAAGTGATAGCCAATCTCAATGAGCATAATTTGGTCACCGTATCGTTGCACGATATGTTTCTCTTTAAAATTGTTGGGAAGGCCTAGGAAGACATGGAAGAACAGTATTTCCCATAAGTTCAATCTCTCACAGCTCTCTTCAAGAAATTTCTcttcaaaagaaggaaaaaaaagaaaaaactgaaTGGTAGGACCCTTCATGCTTAATTTTATCTCTTAAAGAAAAATCTGATTGGTAGGACCATTCATGCTTTTGTATTGCTTTTGGAATGTCTGCCGAAGGACATAAATTTGCTCGTGTTAATGAGTTTTAGCCAAAGCTTTCTGGTCTAGCAACCATTTCCAAAGTGTAAGTTATATTATTCTTGCAAGAAACTTATGCAAATTCCATCTTGTTGCCGCCTCACGTTCTCATGCAGTTAAAGAGTAGAGGAATTGCCTCTGTAGGAAGAAAACCATGAGCTGCAAAATCAACTCATAATATTTTCCACAGGTAGGGCAGAATCATGCACAAGGATAGGAAAAGCAAGATGTTATTTGCAAAGTACATCCTCGGGATGCCCTTAGATCTCGGCATGCCTGAAACAGCCTATTTACACTTGAGAAGTTCCAGAATTACATCTTTTTTTGGCTGAATTAATGCATGGAGTTTCATGTTCATTTCAGCAACCCAAAATCTCGACTTATTTGCATAACATCTGTCCACAAAATATTGATGTTTCTTCCTTCATTCTTACATTAAAATGCTTAATAGTTTCTTATCGATTCatattttgctttcttttttcAGAAACTCGATCCTATCATCCCAGTGAAGTTACTCGAGTATGATACAATGCTTTGAACAGTATGATCGCTGCTTTATATTCTATGACTACATTCTGCCAGAAGAGTTGCCGCCACCATCAAAGCAAACCTCTCCAATTACTGTGGCACATCACCCTTATATTGTAAATAGGACAGAGAAAGAGAGGGCATTATGTGAAGTTTCAAAGTCTAGAAAATTAAATCCTGAGAAATATTTGCTGTTCTCATGGTCTTTCAAAAATATTGTATATTCCAATGAACCAGTAATTTTTGTATTTGTctctttaaattcaaatttataaagTACCAAAGGATGTTTTCCATATTTGAAATTACTTGGTTATCATGTTACAACCTGAGTTTATCAGATGGATACTAaacagtgtatatatatatatatatatatatatatgtgaagaaTTTAAATATTTGGATGAATATTTTTTAGGGCATTAATTCATTGAAGCAGTAAATGAACGCTAAGAAGTTGAGTGGGTTAAAAAAGTAATAATAAAAGTTtaataaaacattaaaaattaAACAATTTTTTAGTAAGGCAATTTAACGACTGCTTTTTtgccgggaatcgaacccggaTTTATTGCTTGGAAGGCAATTATCCTAACCTTTGAACTACAAATGCTTTGATGACGTTACTTTGCCCAtattattattaagataataataCTATGTGGTTGGAGTATGCCGTTCATGAGTTCGTCCCAGGAAGCTCATCGGTTCTCGAGGAGGACGACACATCAAAACTCTATACATGATTCTATTAAACACGCCGGGCATTATGACGGTTCAGCTTTCCGAGCATGGAGGACGACATCAACGACTGCTACCAAACCGAGCTGGTAGGTGAGGGGCATCGATCATGGCGTCCAGCtaaagcaacagcagcagcagctcatgAACTCGGCGATCCTCGAGTTTGTAAGCATGCAGATCTTTCCCAAGTGGATGAGGAAAGAAAAGATGCGGGGGTGTTTGGAAATAAGGTCCATGCGAAACGGAGAAGCCGGTGCAGTTCCATTGTGCTTCGCGTACCCTCGAAGTCTGCCATCTCACGGTAGGCGTGGGGCCCCTCCCGCCGGAGATCCCAAAGCTGGGGGCGAGGGCACGGCCGGCGGACGCTTAAATGAAGACCGCCGTCTCCATGACACGTTTCTAGCTGCAGGTCCCACAGTTTGCGTCCACTATTGTGTCAGGCCGTTTAATGGGTACCGGAGAGGTTGTTAGTCGATGGGAGTAAGTTGACACGGCTCGTAACTATATTTTCCTGCGCCACATCAATCTGTACGTGTTTTGGTGTGGGTCCCGAAGTCTTGATCCACTATTGTGTCGGGCTGTTTGGTGGGTACAGGAGAAGTCGGTAGATGTAAGTACACTACGTTTCCAGGTTGGGATATGGCCGACCCGACGTCTCGTCCAATGGAATTAGTTTAGCGTAATGACTAACTTAAAGGTATATAATATGATAGATTACGACATAATTTAACTTAATTAAGAGAGTTTAGAAGATAAATAATGGAAAAAggtgatttatttattatttatttgtttattattcCTCGGGGTCTCGAAACTTTTTCGAAGCTACTCCTCCCTCCCCACTCTCTCATCTCCTCGCGCGCGCCCTGCCCCGCCCCACCCCGCCCTAATCGATCCCAAAACCTAGCTTTGAGATACGGGTAGGGCTTCGACCCCGCTCCCCCGTCCATCTCCCCAAGGAGTCCAACGTTCGCCGGCCCCGGCGCCGGTCTGGAGGAGTGGAGAAGGTGGAGGCGTCTGTAACGGGGCGTGAGGCCAAGTGGAGGCGTGACAGATTCGATTTGTCTGCCCGTGTCGATGCCCTGTCCGAATTTATGGATGCCGAAGAGCCGACCGTGCCACCCCGAGAAGGGGGAGGAAGACCAGGAGGAGGCGAGGAGGCCTTCACCTGTCTCTGCTGCAGCCCCTCTTGGGTCCCCTCTATGGCCTGGCGGTTGTCCCTGAAGCGGAAGCTGGACGAGAGGGACGCAGAGGCCCGCTGCCTGTCGTGCGCTGGCGTCGGCGTGGCCCGGGTGGAGACCGAAAGCGAGGCGATGGCCCTCCGCGAGGCCCTAGTCAACCACCAGCAGTCGGTCCAGAAGCTTCAGGCGGAGCTGGAGGAGGAGCGGAGCGCTGCGGCGTCCGCCGCCACGGAGGCCATGTTGATGATCCTACGGCTCCAGCACGAGAAGGCCGAGGCCCAGATGGAGGCCCGCCAATTCAAGCGCCTCGCCGAGGGCAAGATGGCCCACGACCAACACGAGATTGCCGCCCTCGAGGATCTCCTCTACAAGCGCGACCAGACCGTGCAATCCCTCTCCTACGAGGTCCGGACGTACCGCCACCGCCTTCTCAGCTACGGCATCGGCATCGACGGTGGGGTACCTAGCTCTGAGCCACAGACCCCAGACACGGACACGGCCACGGCCGCCTGTTCGGTCCCGCAGTTCGACCTCCTCCATCATGGCTATCCCCCATCGAGGTGCAACGGGGATGATGCCGCCAACCTGGATAAGTACCATTCTGGCCCGGAGGTCATCAAGGGGGAGGGGTTCTCAGCAACCATGGACTGTGCTTCAAACAGTGGCGGAAGGCATGATATGAGCGACGAAGTGTATACGGTGGCTGCGGTGCATGGGGCGAGCGAGGAGTATGTCAGCACACCAAGGGAGCTCCGAAACAGAAGGGACATGGCGGGCAGGGTTGAGGAAGCAGAGATAAGGAAGCTTTATACGAGGTTGCAGGCGCTTGATGCCGATAGAGAGTCCATGACGCAGACATTAATTTCTTTGGGCACGGATATGGCTCAGATGGTGTTGTTGAAACAGATTGCTCAACAAATGTATAAGGAAGTGGCACCAGAGAGGAAAATAGTCAAGAAACCATTATCTTTCAAGGGGTCCTCTCTCATATCAACGATTAAGgtaatttttcttttgttgatatTTTCTTAATGCACATCTTATCTTGCATATGTTCAACTCAAAAAATGCTTTACTTGCCCCTTGCAAAAGGATGAATTATGTGTGTTACTTCAAATTTTGTATTAATTCATTTGTGATACTAAATCTAGAAGATGCACCTCTGTGTGTAACTGTTGAGTTACCATCATGGATTGTATGTGCAGCATGAGTCGAATTTGAAAACAGTATATCTgaattcaatttttttatgattttttttttagttaaacTTATGCTGATCCGTTAAAGTGACCGCTTAACTCATACGCAAAGC comes from the Musa acuminata AAA Group cultivar baxijiao chromosome BXJ2-8, Cavendish_Baxijiao_AAA, whole genome shotgun sequence genome and includes:
- the LOC135618704 gene encoding myosin-binding protein 7-like, with protein sequence MDAEEPTVPPREGGGRPGGGEEAFTCLCCSPSWVPSMAWRLSLKRKLDERDAEARCLSCAGVGVARVETESEAMALREALVNHQQSVQKLQAELEEERSAAASAATEAMLMILRLQHEKAEAQMEARQFKRLAEGKMAHDQHEIAALEDLLYKRDQTVQSLSYEVRTYRHRLLSYGIGIDGGVPSSEPQTPDTDTATAACSVPQFDLLHHGYPPSRCNGDDAANLDKYHSGPEVIKGEGFSATMDCASNSGGRHDMSDEVYTVAAVHGASEEYVSTPRELRNRRDMAGRVEEAEIRKLYTRLQALDADRESMTQTLISLGTDMAQMVLLKQIAQQMYKEVAPERKIVKKPLSFKGSSLISTIKSVISFFWRKKSARVKYTFGLSPTNVGLLLLLDKSSRMRQLRSLTRTQRSSTSIAPPRPWR